The genomic interval ACAATTCGTCGTCTACTTTCAAAGCGACAGAACTAAGAGATTGTTTTCCTATGAAAACCCTATCACATGATCTCACAACTCCTAAGTTGCCTACTCCTACTATGAAATGATGAATTGGAACTGATTAAGATGAGATTTGTGACAGCCTATTGCTTCTCGTGGCATACCAATCTACTTTCGTAGTCGACTCTCCATGTCTTGGGTTTCTACGGGTTGGAGGATTGGGTTCTTCTTTTAGTTCATTCTCAAATCCTCATGAGATATGAATCTCATTCTTTTGACATCGAGATTGTGTGTACATAGTAGGCCCAGATCATAAATACACATTTTATCGAACAAGAAATATGCAAActcaataaattaaataaaatagtgTTTACATATCAAAGGGTTAATCCCTACTCCTAGAATCAAGAGAATTACTCCATAGCAAAGGAATTACAAACTAAAGACACTAATACAAGCATTCATACAATCCAAAACAAAGAATAGAGGAAGAAATGTTTAGTGAGAAGATTGTCGGTGTCTTTGTAATGGCTCCTTGTTTTAGAGGTGGATGCATCGTCTTGCTGAATGAAGATGGTTACTCTAGGGTTTCCCCTAGAGGGGAAAACTCTCTCCTAAGGAAGGGGACAACCCCCCCTGGTTGAAGATGATCCAAAGAAGGTTTTCCTTGACCCTTGTATATCCTCCCCAAACTCTCCAGATCTGTCAAATTTACATGGTTCCTCCAAAATGGGTTTTCGCCCCTTAGATATAGTTTTCTTGGGTTGaaccctaaagaaaacttgtagAGCTTGAGATTATCTATATTTTGATAGGTAGCTCAATTTGTCTCTaactgagtcaaaagttatggtcgttTAAAGTTTGGTTTATAGTTTTGGCTAGAGGTTGACACGACTCGTGTCGACTGGCACGAGCGCCCGTGTTAGGCTCGGGAAAATGGCCAAAATTGATATGGGCCATACTCGACAACACAAGTGGTCATGGTGGAAGGTGTTTGTGGTCATTTTAGCATTGTTTTATCCCTGATTTCGTTCATACGAATACACTCATGTCATAGGACATTGTCTGAGCGTATtccttgattaaaactttattttgatgatcttttaaatcctttttcttCATGGACGCTTCGTGTGTTCAGATTGATAATGATGCCCGATGATGAGACATGGTTAGCCCATGTTGAGCACTTTTTCCACCTCATTATAttggtgcagggtgcaccagaatcaaacctaagttttgatgttgtcaaagattcaagttaagtcttgttgtgataacaagttgactaagtgtgcaggttgtttactcaacTAGTGAAAGCCCTCGTTATAGCTAGGCAGAAAAAATCTTAgaagatcgtggaagccaggcagaaagcccaagtgggtcaagaggatCTGACACATGGCAGGGAAGctcaataggtctggaggaccgaagattgagggaaagtcctggtgagccgaTCCGATGCTAAGCAACAAAGACCAAACAGgtttggaggaccaatgtttggtagATAGATTGAGGTAAGTAACTAGAGAGGAGCGACAATAAGGTCGTGTTCTAAAAAGGAATAAATCCTAGGTCGCTAATCAAACTGAAGAAACCaagaaggtttctaagttgagatcaagacagtattactgtcaaatactactcatgcatcatataactgtgttaacctttgttttgcaagaaTATATACTGTTATatactatttaattttattttgcaggaatcGACCTGGTCGATCGATCGAacacagggatcggtcgaccaaaccaggttAACCCAGACCAAAGATCAGACCAAATCGAAGCAGTGATCAGTTAATGTCTGATCAATCGGCCGAACCTGATGATGTGGAACAGATCAGATCAagccaaagcaaagaaggaagccaggctgatcgatcgaccaaactcggtgattggtcgactgaacgaTCACCGTATTAATGAAGACTTAATGGCGTATCTCGGCGAATAAGAAAACTACACTTATTGGTCGACCGATATAGGGATCAATCGACTAAACCCTTAACTGCTCATAAATGTATAAAGATTAGATCTCGGCGAAGGAGGGTGTGCGTTCAATTGACCGATAGGAAGTTCAGTCAACCAaattgatcagtcgaccgaacggttTATCAGTTGACCGATCAAGGCTTATATAAGCAGAGCTCGGGGTCCGAGGCAAGATATTGATTTCTAGGTCAATGTCATGCAAAGCTCCTGTTCGTTCTGCTACTTTGTGCTTCACCTTCACAAGCAAACTGCTTCATCTAGAAGTAACGACCGAGCTTCATCTTCTATCTAGTGTCGGTATACCTATTGTTTATGGTTGCATTGTTTTAATTTCaaaaagatagtagtgtgttactatcttattcttcATATTGTATgcattgcttctttccgaagatttcagaaaaaagagttttagtggattacccaacagTGCAAAGGatcacgggtcttggagtaggagttgacctaggctctgaaccaagtaaccgaaacgtgttctttactttccgctgcactaCTCTTATTTTAACGATtctaaagaaaaagtttttaacgtTCAATATCCACCCCCTCCCTCTATCGCATCTTTCAATCCTTCacattcttcatctttcttggtcATAGAAGCACGCCCATGTCATGGGACATGGTCAGAGCATACTCCTTGCTCCAACTTTACATTCTAAGAGATTTATGCTCCAGAAATCTTGTCCTATCcatgaaaataaataaagatcagttctccaaactaaaagagtaaaagtaatgaataaaacataaagaaatgaaaacatgaaatatatacatataaaatagGACAAGATGTGCGCCAAACTATAGTAAAATCCTATATGAAATGTGCTTATCAAGCGATTGCCTCCCTGACCTCGTGGAAGATCAGCTTTGTGGAGATGTAGAACTACATGATATACTAAGGATGAAAAAATAGCtacaagtttatttatttttggataaaaaaatattccatttttttctttccttAGTCCTTCCTATTAAAATAAGAGATTCTAATAAAATTATATGATCAACCTCAAACCCTTTCGAATGTCACAGATAATTATAAATGTAAATTTGATTTATAGGAGCTAGTGATTATAGATATACTCATAAAGATAACACATTATTGTTgttgtaattaaaaaaaatagtgcCAAATATATCATTGAAGTAATTAGAGTTATAATGGTATGTATTTGTAAAGAACTCAAATGTGATAATGATATCATAATACGATATGATAACAATGTTGCGGTTGCCGTTAATAAAAATGAATGAACATTTTGTGTGGGATGACTGGGAATTGAGATGGTTGAATTTTAATACTTAATGGAATTATAAgcataaatttataaataatacttAATGGAATTATaagtataaatttatattttatcaaaaatataattttataaattccaCACATACAATATGATATATTGAGTTtcttataaaaagaaaaatagcAATCGTAACATGGGTTAGTCTGGTGGAACCGGAAGTCTTCAGCTGGGCTCCATCCATTTTCTGTCTGCGGAACGGGTAAAAAGTTTCGGGTTGATTAATCGAGGGTACAAATGGATGCGTCCTTCCATTATATATATCAGCAACCGGCTCAGGCTCTCCGCCGCGAGGATTAGGGTTCTTTCATTGTAGCAGTCTAGCGCAGCCTCCTCCTTCAGCTTCCACTGCAACCATGGTAAGGGATCATGAGCCATCTCGTGGATATGCTTTCGCTCGATGTGCTCCACCGTTGAACCTTcatttgttctaattgatttcgTTTATTGTCCTTTCATTGATGGTATTTCGTAGGCCCATGAGTATTTTTTTTTCCCCTTGAACTGAGCGATTCTTCTCAGTGCTTGTTTGGAATTCTGGTTTTTTGGTATTTTTCACTTGCGAGCGCTTTACTATGATCTCAATGTACGAACATTATGAAAAAGAGGGATTCTTGTAGTGTTATCTAGCTTTCCCCTATCTGGATCTAATAAAAAagacatttttatttatttatttttgtatttggaAATCTAAGAACTCATCTTGTGGCTTATTTAATGTGTGtgcgtgttttttttttctcatttgagTATGATCCTAAAGCGATATCCAAAAATTGATAATCGCGGTCATTATTTAGAGGAGCAGTTTGCTAAAATTGCATGTTTTTTTACCCGTGTTGTTGCATCAGTCAGATATAAAATCTCTTCTTGTAAAATTAATATTGCCTTCTTTATGCAACTAGACTCTGTGTGCTACAGTCTGCTTTGTTAATTGCATATCATGATTTTTGAATTGATTACCACAGTCCGGAAGAAAGAAGACTAGGGAGCCCAAGGAGGAGAATGTGACACTTGGGCCAACAGTCCGAGAGGGAGAGCAAGTTTTCGGAGTTGCCCACATTTTTGCATCTTTCAATGATACTTTTATTGTAAGTCAATAAGAACTTTCTCTACAATGTGATTTAGAAGTTTCTTTTGTATATTGGTTTTGTCTCCGCTTACATATTTGTTTGAATTACTGCAGCATGTTACTGATCTTTCTGGGAGGGAAACCTTAGTCCGTATCACAGGTTTGCTACATAATCCTTTCTTCATATTCCACCTTTTGGACATTGGATCAATCCCTTCTAATTTTATAGATAATTTGTAGATCCATGTGTGAAAGTACTGGTCAGTTTGATCATCATTGTCAAGCCTTGTTTATTTCTTTCAGTAATTAACATGTGAAAGCACCACTTTAGTCATTTTATATTTGCAGGTGGTATGAAGGTTAAAGCTGATCGGGATGAATCATCTCCATATGCAGCTATGCTTGCGGCGCAAGATGTTGCACAACGATGCAAGGTCTTCCCTTTTGTAGTTTCAATCTCTCATGCTTAATACCAACATTCtcgtaattttttttctcttaggaGCTTGGAATCACTGCTCTGCATATTAAGCTGCGAGCTACTGGGGGGAACAAAACAAAAACACCCGGCCCTGGTGCTCAGTCTGCTCTTAGGGCACTTGCTCGCGCTGGAATGAAAATTGGACGTATTGGTAAGTAGCAGTTTGTTTTGTATTCATTTGCTTCCACCTATTCCAACTCAACACATTGTGTTTTTCCTGTCTTTTGTTGCTAATGATTGTGTTCTTAACAAGATGCATTTGCTATTTTCCTGGATTTTGGAATGACTATCTACTCTGTATATGTATATGCAATGACATTTTATTTATCATCTTACCTTTCATACTAGTTCTGTATCTGTGATAAAAATATGCTTTGCAACTCATATTTTGGATTCCTTATACGTGAATCATGATCATCTTTTGACTGTTTGGGTTATTTTAGGGAAGGAATGAAGTATAGAGAAAGAAAGTAGCAGAGCAATGTTGCCTTTGAGGGATTGGAAAAAGGGagaaaatcttaatttcaaaattttatttgttaaggaCATAAAAAAGATCAAAAATTTATTTGCAAAAGGAAGTATTGCCTTGGAAAGTCAGATTTCTGTCTAAATTGAAGGGAAGCAATATAGGGGAGCCTAGCTTTCTTTAGATTAGGTTGTTTAGGTTATTCTAATCAAATATCGTTGTGAAATTTTTCCAATAGCAATTTACATCAAGTCGACTTAAATGATTTCTTCATTGTATGCCAGACAATTGTTGAGATACAATAATAAATATCAAACAACGTTCATCAATAGAGATTCAATTCCTTTTTTTATTGATCAATGCTTGTGTATTCACCTACTGTATTTGCAATGCATTTCTCCTATCTGCAAACCGAACTTATTCTAGAATCATTTTGTGTTTTACAGAGGATGTTACACCAATTCCGACGGATAGCACACGAAGAAAGGgtggaagaaggggaagaaggctGTAACTTGTTTACCAACTTGCAATGTGTTTTCTGCCAGCGTATCCTAGTTACTTATTTCGGTTGTTGAAAACAATTTAAGAATCAAAACTGTTATATTTTGTTGCACAATTTTCTGTTCAACTTAGACATGATTCCTATGAGTTGATTTTGAGGATTAAAATTTGGTTGCTCTCTAAGTTCTGATTCTGATCCATTTTGATGATACATATTGTTGTTGTATGTGATTGTCAAAGATAGCTTGTGTACTCTCCTGGCAACTTTCTTTTATTCCTGATTTCGATGAGTTTGGAAAGGTCCTcattttatcataattttataatttattattaaacTTGATTCTTACAATCAATCATAATCATATCAGTGTACAATGGAATATATGGACGGTTCATATCTTGAGTTTATTATGCAATTTTatggtgagtttaaattaatAAGTTGACatgcaaatacaaataaaaaaagaaatcaaatcaaataaacatGTTACATGCAAGGCTTTGGCAAGCCATAAACAAACAACACAAACTTTAAATTCAGATCAGGCAGTCAGGCAACAAACAACACACGAACTTGGAAATGCTGTGCATCAATCGACGATGACCGCAGCATCAGTCGGACTTGCTCGAAGGTGCTTTCTTGACGTTGTGCAGTTCGTCGTAGAGCTGGACGGTGCGGCCGTTGATCGACTGGATGGGCCTCGCGTTGCTCTGGTACTCCGCGCTCAGAGGCGCCTTGAGGGAAGCCGCTTGCTCCTTGGTCATCTCCCTCACCTTGCCGAGGATGATCCATGTGACATCCTCAGTGCAGGGAGGGGCGGTGAGGGAGCCAACATACCGGAAGAACTTGCGCGAGCGGCGCTCCAGCGCTCTGGTTTGGACGACTCCGACCGCAACCCTGGCCTCTTGGTCGTCCGTGCACTTGTCCCGTGCCAATTGCTCCAGCTCGTCTTGTATCTGTCCATGTCCACCACCAAGGTGGTTACTTGCTCTTTGCATTTGGATCAAGCAATCTGCGATAATCATTTGTTCTTGCTTACTTACCTGAAGGAGGAAAGCGTCAGGGCTGCCGTATTGATACAAGATCGCGACGACGGCGATATGGTTGTCGCTGCTCTGGTGGATCAACTGGAGCTCCACAGGAAAACTATCGAAACATAGCGATAATCAGGTGAACTGAAAACATGTATTTCAGTAAATTTTGAACAAATTGATCGATTGGAAGTAGGCAGGGACAGAAACAACATATCAATTTTTTTGATGCCAACTTATAGGCTATTAAAAAAACCAATCTATTTCTTTTAGATCCGTCTCTGGAAATACGTACCTTTGTCCATCGATAGTGTGTTCGGCTGGTGAATGCCAGATCATTTGTGTCATGGCATAGCTCTTCCCATCCAAAGTTAAATTCCCAGCTCCTTGATCGTATTTGAGCTGAAAAAAATAATAGGAAATGAAGATCATTTCAAGTGAAGAATGAGATGAAAATTgatggaggaagaggaggatgatgatgatgatgtgaaagtGAGTTTTGGAAGGGAGAAAGAGACCATAATGTTGATGCCATTGTTGATGAGGGTGGCCTTTGTGAGGACATAATTCCTGGGGGCTTGTTTCAAATTAAGGTCGTAGTTGGTGGTGTTTTTGTTAATGTTGATTGGAGATTGTTGTTTTCCTTGAGAGCACAAGCTGAAATCTGAGCTCAAGCTTCCCCATTTATCTGCTCCATTTCCTCCATTGTATCCATATTTAATAAAATCTGAAGGGCCAAAAagtaaattaatagataaattatTAGTATTAAGAATCTGAtttaatttatgaaaaaaaaatattttcaggcTTTTTTTTTATAAAGTGTAGAATTTGAAGTTTGGCATAATTCACCTCTGATAATAAatatttgtctttttttttgTGGAGAAGTAAAATTTAGAATGTAAAATTTTCataaagaaaataattattttttaataattgtttATGTTAAAAGAAAATTGAACTTTTTTACTGAAAGATTTCAAAAAAGAAttgttgataaatatttttttttacttttggatTTTCTAAAAGTAAAAAAAGGGGGGGAATTCACAAACTTTTCACTTTTCTAAGTTTcaaaaacaataaattaaaattatcaaaaaatcaaatagaaaaaagtaataattttaaacctaa from Zingiber officinale cultivar Zhangliang chromosome 6B, Zo_v1.1, whole genome shotgun sequence carries:
- the LOC121992521 gene encoding alpha carbonic anhydrase 1, chloroplastic-like gives rise to the protein MIFISYYFFQLKYDQGAGNLTLDGKSYAMTQMIWHSPAEHTIDGQSFPVELQLIHQSSDNHIAVVAILYQYGSPDAFLLQIQDELEQLARDKCTDDQEARVAVGVVQTRALERRSRKFFRYVGSLTAPPCTEDVTWIILGKVREMTKEQAASLKAPLSAEYQSNARPIQSINGRTVQLYDELHNVKKAPSSKSD
- the LOC121992522 gene encoding 40S ribosomal protein S14, translating into MSGRKKTREPKEENVTLGPTVREGEQVFGVAHIFASFNDTFIHVTDLSGRETLVRITGGMKVKADRDESSPYAAMLAAQDVAQRCKELGITALHIKLRATGGNKTKTPGPGAQSALRALARAGMKIGRIEDVTPIPTDSTRRKGGRRGRRL